The following coding sequences are from one Candidatus Nitrohelix vancouverensis window:
- a CDS encoding TlpA family protein disulfide reductase, translating into MKSIDSSEKNSIPVKKYLALFGILFVGTLLVFMEHFNEEPFDAEDVANLPSHIQERSEVGFMAPDFTLRNLKNNRVNLADYRGQVVVLNFWATWCAPCRVEMPAFETLYKRYRSEGLVVLAVSLDKMALEKVPQFVEERHLTYDVLMDTEGTAERLYPSFTIPFTYVIDRTGRIVSRVDGAKNWESEETFEAVEYLLGLREAEHDHEH; encoded by the coding sequence ATGAAGTCGATAGACTCAAGCGAGAAAAACTCTATTCCCGTTAAGAAATACCTGGCTCTGTTTGGTATTCTTTTTGTCGGGACGCTCCTGGTTTTTATGGAGCATTTCAATGAAGAACCCTTCGACGCGGAGGATGTCGCCAATCTGCCTAGCCACATTCAGGAACGGTCGGAGGTTGGCTTCATGGCGCCGGATTTTACTCTGCGGAATTTGAAAAACAACCGCGTGAATCTGGCGGATTACCGGGGGCAAGTGGTCGTCCTCAATTTCTGGGCGACCTGGTGCGCGCCCTGCCGCGTGGAGATGCCGGCGTTCGAAACCTTGTACAAGCGCTACCGTTCCGAAGGTTTGGTGGTGCTGGCGGTGAGTCTGGACAAGATGGCGTTGGAGAAAGTTCCGCAATTTGTGGAAGAGCGACATTTGACTTATGATGTGCTCATGGATACCGAAGGGACGGCGGAGCGCCTTTACCCTTCGTTCACGATTCCCTTCACTTATGTGATCGATCGCACCGGGCGCATTGTCTCGCGTGTGGATGGCGCCAAGAATTGGGAATCCGAGGAAACCTTTGAAGCTGTGGAGTACCTTCTGGGGCTTCGCGAAGCTGAGCACGATCATGAACATTGA
- a CDS encoding ATP-binding cassette domain-containing protein, whose translation MTEPLLEVRRLCKTFYKRNNSSPDLPVRAVHEVSFHLNAGESLGLVGESGCGKSTVARSVLRLTEPDSGDVLFQGASLLSLTPEALRGFRKEMQIIFQDPFASLNPKYKIRDILTEPFAIHGIKDPEIRRKRILELLEQVGLNEQQLDRYPHEFSGGQLQRIGIARAIALEPRLIVADEPVSALDVSIQAQIINLLMDLKDSGIAFLFISHDMGVVERFCDRVAVMYLGRIVETARAGALYAEPRHPYSEALMAAVPRLDDTRAIQTEILGDLPDPAHIPSGCAFHTRCPIKEAQCERSVPELKEVAPGHWVACHLRS comes from the coding sequence ATGACCGAGCCTTTGCTGGAAGTGCGTCGCTTATGCAAAACATTTTACAAACGCAATAACAGTTCTCCAGACTTGCCGGTACGCGCCGTCCACGAAGTTTCCTTTCATCTCAACGCAGGCGAATCGCTGGGGCTGGTTGGCGAAAGCGGTTGCGGCAAATCCACGGTCGCGCGCTCCGTACTGCGTCTGACCGAACCCGATTCGGGCGACGTGTTGTTTCAAGGAGCGTCTTTACTTTCTCTGACGCCGGAGGCCCTGCGCGGATTCCGCAAGGAAATGCAGATCATCTTTCAGGACCCCTTTGCATCGCTCAACCCCAAATACAAAATTCGCGACATTTTGACGGAACCTTTCGCCATTCATGGAATCAAAGATCCCGAAATTCGACGCAAGCGCATTCTCGAACTGCTCGAGCAAGTCGGCCTGAACGAGCAACAGCTCGACCGTTACCCGCATGAATTCAGCGGCGGCCAATTGCAACGCATCGGCATCGCCCGAGCCATTGCGCTGGAGCCGCGCCTGATCGTCGCCGACGAACCGGTGTCAGCGCTCGACGTTTCAATCCAGGCGCAAATCATCAATTTATTAATGGATCTGAAAGATTCGGGAATTGCATTCTTATTCATTTCCCACGACATGGGAGTCGTCGAGAGATTTTGCGACCGGGTGGCCGTCATGTATCTTGGCAGGATCGTTGAGACGGCCCGCGCCGGGGCCTTGTACGCCGAGCCGCGTCACCCCTACAGCGAGGCCCTGATGGCCGCCGTACCCAGACTGGACGACACAAGAGCGATTCAGACAGAGATTCTCGGGGACTTGCCCGACCCCGCGCACATCCCGTCAGGGTGCGCCTTTCATACCCGATGCCCGATCAAGGAAGCGCAATGCGAGCGCTCCGTTCCCGAACTGAAGGAAGTCGCCCCGGGGCATTGGGTCGCCTGTCATCTAAGGAGTTGA
- a CDS encoding nuclear transport factor 2 family protein, whose translation MDDVKQSALDANQAFYQAFNKADITLMKQVWALESSAVCIHPGWDPLVGFDDIIMSWEGIFKAGEGLEIELSDMESIVSEDMAWVRCQENLFSMSLSGVHASRVFSTNLFRRIKGRWYMVLHHASSMPQTG comes from the coding sequence ATGGATGATGTAAAACAATCCGCGCTGGATGCCAATCAGGCATTTTATCAGGCGTTCAACAAGGCGGACATTACGTTGATGAAACAGGTGTGGGCCTTGGAAAGTTCGGCGGTATGCATTCACCCGGGCTGGGATCCCCTGGTCGGTTTTGACGATATCATCATGAGTTGGGAGGGGATTTTCAAGGCGGGAGAAGGCTTGGAAATCGAACTCTCGGATATGGAGTCCATCGTGTCGGAGGATATGGCATGGGTGCGATGTCAGGAAAACCTGTTTTCCATGTCCCTGTCCGGCGTTCACGCCTCGCGCGTTTTTTCCACCAATCTGTTCCGGCGCATCAAAGGTCGCTGGTACATGGTCCTGCACCATGCCTCGTCAATGCCTCAGACAGGCTGA